From one Mustela nigripes isolate SB6536 chromosome 16, MUSNIG.SB6536, whole genome shotgun sequence genomic stretch:
- the C1QTNF1 gene encoding complement C1q tumor necrosis factor-related protein 1 isoform X3 — protein MGSRGLRLVLAGGLLLAFACGPVLGRVPRGLQEPLEQEWTKEPLLDYDERDGEKHEKPSPRQGEEATASSCFRCCDPGTPVYQAVPVPQINITILKGEKGDRGDRGLQGKYGKTGSAGARGHVGPKGQKGSMGAPGDRCKNHYAAFSVGRKKPLHSNDYYQTLIFDTEFVNLYGHFNMFTGRFYCYVPGIYFFSLNVHTWNQKETYLHIMKNAEEVVILYAQVSDRSIMQSQSLMLELRDQDEVWVRLFKGERENAIFSDEFDTYITFSGYLVKHAAEP, from the exons ATGGGCTCCCGGGGACTGAGACTCGTGCTGGCGGGCGGCCTGTTGCTGGCCTTCGCCTGTGGCCCGGTGCTGGGCCGTGTGCCACGTGGTCTCCAGGAGCCGCTGGAGCAGGAGTGGACCAAGGAGCCACTGCTGGACTACGATGAGAG GGATGGAGAAAAGCATGAAaagcccagccccaggcagggggaggaggccaCAGCTTCCTCGTGCTTCCGCTGCTGTGACCCTGGTACCCCCGTGTACCAGGCTGTCCCTGTGCCACAGATCAACATCACCATCTTGAAAG GTGAAAAGGGTGACCGGGGAGACCGCGGCTTGCAAGGCAAATACGGCAAGACCGGCTCGGCGGGCGCCCGGGGCCACGTGGGCCCCAAAGGGCAGAAGGGGTCGATGGGGGCCCCCGGGGACCGCTGCAAGAACCACTACGCCGCCTTCTCCGTGGGCCGCAAGAAGCCGCTGCACAGCAACGACTACTACCAGACCCTGATCTTCGACACGGAGTTCGTGAACCTCTACGGCCACTTTAACATGTTCACGGGCAGGTTCTACTGCTACGTGCCGGGCATCTACTTCTTCAGCCTCAACGTGCACACCTGGAACCAGAAGGAGACGTACCTGCACATCATGAAGAACGCGGAGGAGGTGGTGATCCTGTACGCGCAGGTGAGCGACCGCAGCATCATGCAGAGCCAGAGCCTGATGCTCGAGCTGCGGGACCAGGACGAGGTGTGGGTGCGCCTCTTCAAGGGCGAGCGGGAGAACGCCATCTTCAGCGACGAGTTCGACACCTACATCACCTTCAGCGGCTACCTGGTCAAGCACGCCGCGGAGCCCTAG
- the C1QTNF1 gene encoding complement C1q tumor necrosis factor-related protein 1 isoform X2, whose protein sequence is MLQAQEAAAGRGLEPHPGARGRLERPEALARSVGSWSPVCTLALQKGTGGTMGSRGLRLVLAGGLLLAFACGPVLGRVPRGLQEPLEQEWTKEPLLDYDERDGEKHEKPSPRQGEEATASSCFRCCDPGTPVYQAVPVPQINITILKGEKGDRGDRGLQGKYGKTGSAGARGHVGPKGQKGSMGAPGDRCKNHYAAFSVGRKKPLHSNDYYQTLIFDTEFVNLYGHFNMFTGRFYCYVPGIYFFSLNVHTWNQKETYLHIMKNAEEVVILYAQVSDRSIMQSQSLMLELRDQDEVWVRLFKGERENAIFSDEFDTYITFSGYLVKHAAEP, encoded by the exons CCCCACCCAGGAGCTAGAGGGAGATTGGAACGCCCTGAGGCCCTAGCGAGAAGTGTGGGATCCTGGAGTCCTGTTTGCACGTTGGCTTTGCAGAAAG GCACCGGCGGGACGATGGGCTCCCGGGGACTGAGACTCGTGCTGGCGGGCGGCCTGTTGCTGGCCTTCGCCTGTGGCCCGGTGCTGGGCCGTGTGCCACGTGGTCTCCAGGAGCCGCTGGAGCAGGAGTGGACCAAGGAGCCACTGCTGGACTACGATGAGAG GGATGGAGAAAAGCATGAAaagcccagccccaggcagggggaggaggccaCAGCTTCCTCGTGCTTCCGCTGCTGTGACCCTGGTACCCCCGTGTACCAGGCTGTCCCTGTGCCACAGATCAACATCACCATCTTGAAAG GTGAAAAGGGTGACCGGGGAGACCGCGGCTTGCAAGGCAAATACGGCAAGACCGGCTCGGCGGGCGCCCGGGGCCACGTGGGCCCCAAAGGGCAGAAGGGGTCGATGGGGGCCCCCGGGGACCGCTGCAAGAACCACTACGCCGCCTTCTCCGTGGGCCGCAAGAAGCCGCTGCACAGCAACGACTACTACCAGACCCTGATCTTCGACACGGAGTTCGTGAACCTCTACGGCCACTTTAACATGTTCACGGGCAGGTTCTACTGCTACGTGCCGGGCATCTACTTCTTCAGCCTCAACGTGCACACCTGGAACCAGAAGGAGACGTACCTGCACATCATGAAGAACGCGGAGGAGGTGGTGATCCTGTACGCGCAGGTGAGCGACCGCAGCATCATGCAGAGCCAGAGCCTGATGCTCGAGCTGCGGGACCAGGACGAGGTGTGGGTGCGCCTCTTCAAGGGCGAGCGGGAGAACGCCATCTTCAGCGACGAGTTCGACACCTACATCACCTTCAGCGGCTACCTGGTCAAGCACGCCGCGGAGCCCTAG
- the C1QTNF1 gene encoding complement C1q tumor necrosis factor-related protein 1 isoform X1, producing the protein MLQAQEAAAGRGLEPHPGARGRLERPEALARSVGSWSPVCTLALQKAGTGGTMGSRGLRLVLAGGLLLAFACGPVLGRVPRGLQEPLEQEWTKEPLLDYDERDGEKHEKPSPRQGEEATASSCFRCCDPGTPVYQAVPVPQINITILKGEKGDRGDRGLQGKYGKTGSAGARGHVGPKGQKGSMGAPGDRCKNHYAAFSVGRKKPLHSNDYYQTLIFDTEFVNLYGHFNMFTGRFYCYVPGIYFFSLNVHTWNQKETYLHIMKNAEEVVILYAQVSDRSIMQSQSLMLELRDQDEVWVRLFKGERENAIFSDEFDTYITFSGYLVKHAAEP; encoded by the exons CCCCACCCAGGAGCTAGAGGGAGATTGGAACGCCCTGAGGCCCTAGCGAGAAGTGTGGGATCCTGGAGTCCTGTTTGCACGTTGGCTTTGCAGAAAG CAGGCACCGGCGGGACGATGGGCTCCCGGGGACTGAGACTCGTGCTGGCGGGCGGCCTGTTGCTGGCCTTCGCCTGTGGCCCGGTGCTGGGCCGTGTGCCACGTGGTCTCCAGGAGCCGCTGGAGCAGGAGTGGACCAAGGAGCCACTGCTGGACTACGATGAGAG GGATGGAGAAAAGCATGAAaagcccagccccaggcagggggaggaggccaCAGCTTCCTCGTGCTTCCGCTGCTGTGACCCTGGTACCCCCGTGTACCAGGCTGTCCCTGTGCCACAGATCAACATCACCATCTTGAAAG GTGAAAAGGGTGACCGGGGAGACCGCGGCTTGCAAGGCAAATACGGCAAGACCGGCTCGGCGGGCGCCCGGGGCCACGTGGGCCCCAAAGGGCAGAAGGGGTCGATGGGGGCCCCCGGGGACCGCTGCAAGAACCACTACGCCGCCTTCTCCGTGGGCCGCAAGAAGCCGCTGCACAGCAACGACTACTACCAGACCCTGATCTTCGACACGGAGTTCGTGAACCTCTACGGCCACTTTAACATGTTCACGGGCAGGTTCTACTGCTACGTGCCGGGCATCTACTTCTTCAGCCTCAACGTGCACACCTGGAACCAGAAGGAGACGTACCTGCACATCATGAAGAACGCGGAGGAGGTGGTGATCCTGTACGCGCAGGTGAGCGACCGCAGCATCATGCAGAGCCAGAGCCTGATGCTCGAGCTGCGGGACCAGGACGAGGTGTGGGTGCGCCTCTTCAAGGGCGAGCGGGAGAACGCCATCTTCAGCGACGAGTTCGACACCTACATCACCTTCAGCGGCTACCTGGTCAAGCACGCCGCGGAGCCCTAG